A single genomic interval of Streptomyces graminofaciens harbors:
- a CDS encoding LysR family transcriptional regulator yields the protein MNLSRLDLNLVLALRALLEERNVTRAGERIGLSQPAMSAALSRLRRHFDDELLARTGNAYELTPLGAALRDRSATACDLLERVFASQADFDPAAESREFTLLASDYGAAVFGAALARTLHEEAPGIRLTFQHPVPSVVDNAAAALSTVDGLLMPHGVIDGLPAVDLHQDRWLFLVADDHPDIGDELTLDQLGRLPWAVYQRPYDAPAARQLSMIGISPQVEVSVQTFQLLPLMVEGTRRIAMIQERLAHKAVRSAAVRVLPCPFEAVPVREAMWWHPVHAQDAGHIWLRQKAAEVGSTLTGNGYGKGRNPGKAVPVDRSAGLPPGRL from the coding sequence GTGAACCTGTCTCGACTCGACCTCAACCTGGTCCTCGCCCTTCGCGCGCTGCTGGAGGAGCGCAACGTCACCCGGGCCGGCGAGCGCATCGGCCTCAGCCAGCCGGCCATGAGCGCCGCCTTGTCCCGGCTGCGCCGCCATTTCGACGACGAACTGCTCGCCCGGACGGGCAACGCCTACGAGCTGACACCGCTCGGCGCCGCCCTGCGCGACCGCAGTGCCACCGCGTGCGACCTGCTGGAGCGGGTCTTCGCCAGCCAGGCCGACTTCGACCCGGCGGCGGAGAGCCGAGAGTTCACCCTCCTCGCCTCCGACTACGGGGCGGCCGTGTTCGGTGCCGCACTCGCCCGCACCCTGCACGAGGAGGCGCCCGGCATCCGGCTCACCTTCCAGCACCCGGTACCGTCCGTCGTGGACAACGCCGCCGCGGCGCTGAGCACCGTCGACGGACTGCTGATGCCGCACGGCGTCATCGACGGCTTGCCCGCCGTCGACCTCCACCAGGACCGCTGGCTGTTCCTGGTCGCCGACGATCATCCCGACATCGGTGACGAACTCACCCTGGACCAGCTGGGGCGTCTGCCCTGGGCCGTCTACCAGCGTCCCTACGACGCCCCGGCCGCCCGCCAGCTCAGCATGATAGGGATCAGTCCCCAGGTGGAGGTGTCCGTGCAGACCTTCCAGCTGCTGCCCCTCATGGTCGAGGGCACCCGTCGGATCGCGATGATCCAGGAGCGCCTGGCACACAAGGCGGTCCGTTCCGCCGCGGTGCGCGTCCTGCCCTGCCCCTTCGAGGCGGTACCGGTGCGGGAGGCGATGTGGTGGCACCCGGTGCATGCTCAGGACGCGGGCCACATCTGGCTGCGGCAGAAGGCCGCGGAGGTGGGCTCGACACTGACGGGCAACGGCTACGGCAAGGGCAGGAACCCGGGAAAGGCCGTGCCCGTCGACCGGAGCGCGGGGCTGCCGCCGGGCCGTCTCTGA
- a CDS encoding MFS transporter, with the protein MPGSVPPQPPAAIDATASSAAAVSGPAHLLRVTLLMAGSCLPVLGAVLIAPVLPRMQDHFGSVPGAKALVPLALTVPALALALLAPFAGVIVDRVGRKRLLVVATVLYALFGTAPLWLDSLGGIIASRALVGVAEAAIMTCCTTLIGDYYSGHQRVRYLALQTMCASASATVFFVLGGAAGSAGWRVPFWVYAVSLVLAPLMATALPNPAARAADVETPAEAEARRSFPWRQLAGICALTFFGAMVFYTVPVEMSYLLDDLGVENPGSIGLATAIASAATVGGAVTFARLKRAPGPMLPVVLAVCAVGFGMMFLADSAPLLVIGAVVNCVGTGMLLPALLTSAMSRLAFEDRGRGTGLWTAAFFGGAFVCPLVLLAGESAVGSLAGAVGVLGLAAALVAAGLWAARRRVGAVDPRPLPEQWA; encoded by the coding sequence ATGCCTGGTTCCGTGCCCCCGCAGCCTCCCGCCGCGATCGATGCCACCGCTTCGTCAGCCGCCGCCGTGTCGGGCCCGGCCCATCTGCTGCGGGTGACCCTTCTGATGGCGGGCAGCTGTCTGCCGGTCCTGGGGGCGGTACTGATCGCCCCCGTGCTGCCGAGGATGCAGGACCACTTCGGGTCGGTCCCGGGGGCCAAGGCGCTGGTGCCGCTCGCGCTGACCGTCCCGGCGCTGGCGCTGGCGCTGCTGGCCCCGTTCGCCGGTGTGATCGTGGATCGGGTGGGCCGCAAGCGCCTGCTGGTCGTCGCGACCGTCCTGTACGCGCTGTTCGGTACGGCACCGCTGTGGCTGGACTCGCTGGGCGGCATCATCGCCAGCCGCGCGCTGGTGGGAGTCGCCGAGGCCGCGATCATGACGTGCTGCACGACGCTGATCGGTGACTACTACTCCGGTCATCAGCGGGTGAGGTACCTCGCCCTGCAGACCATGTGCGCCTCCGCGTCGGCCACCGTCTTCTTCGTGCTCGGCGGCGCCGCCGGATCGGCGGGCTGGCGCGTGCCCTTCTGGGTCTACGCGGTGAGCCTGGTGCTCGCCCCGCTGATGGCAACGGCCCTGCCCAACCCGGCGGCCCGTGCGGCCGACGTCGAGACTCCGGCCGAGGCGGAGGCCCGCCGTTCGTTCCCCTGGCGGCAGCTGGCGGGCATCTGCGCCCTCACCTTCTTCGGGGCGATGGTCTTCTACACCGTCCCCGTGGAGATGTCGTACCTGCTTGACGACCTCGGGGTGGAGAACCCCGGCTCGATCGGACTGGCCACCGCGATCGCCAGTGCCGCCACCGTGGGCGGAGCGGTCACCTTCGCCCGGCTCAAGCGTGCTCCCGGCCCGATGCTGCCCGTCGTTCTCGCGGTCTGCGCGGTCGGCTTCGGGATGATGTTCCTCGCGGACAGCGCCCCGCTGCTGGTCATCGGGGCGGTCGTCAACTGTGTGGGCACCGGCATGCTGCTGCCCGCCCTTCTCACCAGTGCCATGTCCCGCCTGGCGTTCGAGGACCGCGGCCGCGGCACGGGGCTGTGGACGGCGGCCTTCTTCGGCGGTGCGTTCGTCTGCCCGCTGGTGCTGCTCGCCGGGGAGTCCGCGGTCGGCAGTCTCGCCGGTGCCGTGGGCGTGCTGGGGCTGGCCGCCGCCCTCGTCGCGGCGGGGCTGTGGGCGGCCCGCCGCCGGGTGGGCGCGGTCGATCCCCGGCCGTTGCCGGAGCAGTGGGCCTGA
- a CDS encoding fumarylacetoacetate hydrolase family protein, whose amino-acid sequence MAMLAQPAGSFALGTFSARNGEPFPGLLAEDRVLDLRSALDWAPSGLRAVVERWEETLPLLHALADDDALGWRPLEGLRVHAPIEPRQIFQSGANYRQHVIDLEIAHRSPDDPRTVEEARAEIAAVMDRRAAEDLPYVFIGLPSAITGPYDDIVLPAWAEKPDWELELAAVIAKPAYQVTAEEALEYVAGYTIANDLTDRATVFRRDMKAIGTDWLRSKNAPGFTPLGPWLVPAESIADTADLRVTLRLNGETMQDESTKDMLFGVARLVSYASQTAQLLPGDLVLTGSPAGNGIHWGRLLRDGDVMEGSITGLGVQRTRCVAGGTA is encoded by the coding sequence ATGGCAATGCTCGCGCAACCTGCCGGCTCGTTCGCGCTCGGCACCTTCTCCGCTCGGAACGGGGAGCCCTTTCCCGGCCTCCTGGCCGAAGACCGGGTACTCGATCTGCGCAGTGCCCTGGACTGGGCGCCATCGGGTCTGCGCGCCGTGGTGGAGCGGTGGGAGGAGACCCTCCCTCTCCTGCACGCCCTTGCGGACGACGACGCCCTCGGCTGGCGGCCACTGGAAGGTCTGCGGGTGCACGCCCCCATCGAGCCGCGGCAGATCTTCCAGTCCGGCGCCAACTACCGGCAGCACGTGATCGACCTGGAGATCGCCCACCGCTCCCCGGACGACCCGCGCACGGTCGAGGAGGCACGCGCGGAGATCGCCGCGGTCATGGACCGCCGGGCCGCCGAGGACCTGCCCTACGTGTTCATCGGCCTGCCCAGCGCGATCACGGGCCCCTACGACGACATCGTCCTGCCCGCCTGGGCCGAAAAGCCGGACTGGGAGCTGGAGTTGGCGGCCGTCATAGCCAAGCCCGCCTACCAGGTGACGGCCGAGGAGGCCCTGGAGTACGTCGCCGGCTACACCATCGCCAACGACCTCACCGACCGCGCCACCGTGTTCCGCCGGGACATGAAGGCCATCGGTACCGACTGGCTGCGCAGCAAGAACGCTCCCGGTTTCACGCCGCTCGGCCCGTGGCTCGTACCTGCCGAGTCGATCGCGGACACCGCTGACCTGCGGGTCACGCTCAGGCTGAACGGCGAGACCATGCAGGACGAGTCCACCAAGGACATGCTCTTCGGGGTCGCACGGTTGGTGTCGTACGCCTCCCAGACCGCTCAACTCCTTCCCGGCGATCTGGTGTTGACCGGCAGCCCGGCCGGCAACGGCATCCACTGGGGACGCCTGCTGCGTGACGGCGACGTCATGGAGGGTTCCATCACCGGTCTGGGCGTGCAGCGCACCCGCTGTGTTGCAGGGGGAACGGCATGA
- a CDS encoding FAD-dependent oxidoreductase, protein MADSRTHSQPPAGGTPTVLVIGGGASGNAVTILLRRAGIAVDLIEARPDWNATTGSGITLQGNALRVLRELGVWEQVKASGYAFGSLGVTTPDGSVLFVAEDIRTGGEDLPATLGMQRPQLQQILIDAVRACGADVRLGTTAESLEQDADGVSVRFSDGSESRYDLVIGADGLNSATRAAVGITDKPEPTGMAIWRIAAPRPESVTRTDLAYGGPAYIAGYCPTSENTIYAYVVEGCRDRDRIDPATYADEMRRLAQSYGGVWPEITEHITDPKKVNYTWFDHLLVEGSWHRGRIVLVGDAVHCCPPTLAQGAAMSLEDALVLAELLTGGRAWGDELFQAYHDRRIPRVRTVVAASMQIGQWQLDGVRDADMAGLVGRTMNLLKERP, encoded by the coding sequence ATGGCTGACAGCCGCACTCACTCCCAGCCTCCGGCCGGGGGCACACCCACCGTCCTGGTCATCGGCGGGGGCGCCTCAGGCAACGCCGTCACCATCCTGCTGCGCCGCGCCGGCATCGCCGTCGACCTGATCGAGGCCAGGCCGGACTGGAACGCCACCACCGGCTCCGGCATCACCCTCCAGGGCAACGCCCTGCGGGTCCTGCGCGAACTGGGCGTGTGGGAACAGGTGAAAGCCTCCGGATACGCCTTCGGCTCGCTGGGCGTGACCACCCCCGACGGCAGCGTCCTGTTCGTCGCCGAGGACATCCGGACCGGCGGGGAGGACCTGCCCGCCACCCTCGGCATGCAGCGCCCCCAGCTCCAGCAGATCCTCATCGACGCGGTCCGCGCCTGCGGCGCCGACGTTCGCCTGGGCACCACCGCCGAATCGCTGGAGCAGGACGCCGACGGCGTGTCGGTGCGCTTCAGCGACGGCAGCGAGAGCCGCTACGACCTGGTGATCGGCGCCGACGGACTCAACTCCGCCACCCGCGCCGCCGTCGGCATCACGGACAAACCCGAGCCGACCGGCATGGCCATCTGGCGCATCGCCGCCCCGCGGCCCGAGAGCGTGACGCGCACCGACCTCGCCTACGGCGGCCCCGCCTACATCGCCGGATACTGCCCCACCAGCGAGAACACCATCTACGCGTACGTCGTCGAAGGGTGCCGCGACCGCGACCGCATCGACCCGGCCACCTACGCCGACGAGATGCGCCGCCTGGCGCAGAGCTACGGCGGGGTCTGGCCGGAGATCACCGAGCACATCACCGACCCGAAGAAGGTCAACTACACCTGGTTCGACCACCTGCTGGTCGAGGGCTCCTGGCACCGGGGCCGGATCGTGCTGGTCGGCGACGCCGTCCACTGCTGCCCGCCCACGCTGGCCCAGGGCGCGGCGATGTCCCTGGAGGACGCCCTCGTCCTCGCCGAGCTGCTCACCGGTGGACGGGCCTGGGGCGACGAACTGTTCCAGGCCTACCACGACCGCCGCATCCCCCGGGTGCGTACCGTCGTCGCGGCGTCCATGCAGATCGGCCAGTGGCAGCTGGACGGCGTGCGCGACGCCGACATGGCCGGGCTGGTCGGCCGCACCATGAACCTCCTCAAGGAGCGCCCGTGA
- a CDS encoding cyclase family protein: MSPDRRDPEGAIAEAAKTYSNWGRWGEDDVLGTVNFLDEAKRREGAALVRRGASFSLSQRFDMNGPQKGWRRRTNPVHTMLDTGTDAALGNQGFPHGIGGADDVIAMPLQCSTQWDGLGHIFDHGKAWNGRPAEQVVTSDGDLVTGIEHMAPYVAGRGVLLDVGLVVGTDGELSDGFAITEEHLSQTAEAHGVTVGRGDIVLVRTGHLARARRDGWGDYAGGPAPGLSFTTAGWLHGCEIAAIATDTWGFEVRPNEFEHAFQPLHQVVIPNMGLLIGEMWDLDALAADCADDGVYEFWLTAAPLPITGAVGSPVNPIAVK, translated from the coding sequence ATGAGCCCGGACCGCCGCGACCCGGAGGGCGCCATCGCCGAGGCCGCCAAGACGTACTCCAACTGGGGGCGTTGGGGTGAGGACGACGTGCTCGGTACGGTGAACTTCCTCGACGAGGCCAAGCGGCGCGAGGGCGCGGCGCTCGTGCGCCGCGGCGCCAGCTTCTCGCTGTCGCAGCGGTTCGACATGAACGGCCCGCAGAAGGGCTGGCGCCGACGGACCAACCCGGTGCACACCATGCTCGACACGGGCACCGACGCGGCGCTGGGCAACCAGGGTTTCCCGCACGGCATCGGCGGCGCGGACGACGTGATCGCGATGCCGCTGCAGTGCTCCACCCAGTGGGACGGACTCGGCCACATCTTCGACCACGGCAAGGCGTGGAACGGACGGCCCGCCGAGCAGGTCGTCACCTCCGACGGCGACCTCGTCACCGGCATCGAGCACATGGCACCGTACGTCGCCGGCCGCGGCGTGCTGCTCGACGTGGGCCTGGTCGTCGGCACGGACGGCGAGCTGTCCGACGGGTTCGCCATCACCGAGGAGCATCTCTCGCAGACCGCCGAGGCCCACGGGGTGACCGTCGGCCGCGGCGACATCGTCCTCGTGCGCACCGGACATCTCGCCCGCGCTCGGCGGGACGGCTGGGGCGACTACGCGGGCGGTCCCGCGCCCGGCCTGTCGTTCACCACCGCCGGCTGGCTGCACGGCTGCGAGATCGCCGCCATCGCCACCGACACCTGGGGCTTCGAGGTGCGGCCCAACGAGTTCGAGCACGCCTTCCAGCCGCTGCACCAGGTCGTCATCCCCAACATGGGCCTGCTGATCGGCGAGATGTGGGACCTCGACGCACTCGCCGCCGACTGCGCCGACGACGGCGTGTACGAGTTCTGGCTCACCGCCGCCCCTCTTCCCATCACCGGAGCCGTCGGCTCCCCGGTCAACCCGATCGCCGTCAAGTAA